A region from the Brettanomyces bruxellensis chromosome 4, complete sequence genome encodes:
- a CDS encoding uncharacterized protein (BUSCO:EOG0926133I): MDSIRVIVCGDEGVGKSSLIASLVKEKYVPNIQHVIPELIIPRDFSNSSHSPNSTIVVDTSSSDTYTLQYEVRQADVIWLVYSDHYTYERISLYWIPTFRSLGVNLPIVLCNNKVDIDKSIKEETVINEEFIPLLREFKEIEACIRCSAKENYNVIQAFYLCQRAVTYPIAPLYDYKDSNLKTLAVTALKRIFYLCDKDQDEFLNDKEFLELQEKCFHKTMDINELHLIKSTLNTSIPGSAGQNGITEEGFLALNKLYVEIGRHETIWGILRAYHYTDSLSVDDKCLHPKMEVGQNSSVELSPKGYQFLVDLFLLFDKDNDGGLNEQELTKLFYPTPGIPRSWKECNFPKSVVCNEQGDITLQGWLAQWSMCTFLDYKTTLEYLGYFGYSDRVESSGRRNGEEPTTTALHVTKQRKSRKRYGKTYRSTVGDRTVFNCFIIGARGCGKTSLLISFLGRQYSSAYSPTIQPRLVVNNVELKGGKQCYLIIQELGELEGAILENKTKLESCDVICFAYDSSDPESFQYLIDLRSKYPELDHIPAVYVALKADLDRQQQRADLQPEPYTRSLYLGPPMHISSGWSSSLGELLGQLVQAAADPKTATPGLKPEPESELMMTPFALGCGALGFMTLISLWYLRGTISRK, translated from the coding sequence GTTCCGAACATTCAGCATGTTATTCCTGAATTGATAATACCAAGGGATTTTTCTAATTCTTCACATTCCCCAAACTCAACTATAGTGGTGGACACATCATCATCGGACACATATACTCTTCAGTATGAGGTCAGACAAGCTGACGTGATCTGGCTTGTTTATTCCGATCATTACACTTATGAAAGGATATCTCTTTATTGGATACCAACTTTTAGATCGCTTGGTGTGAACTTACCTATAGTCCTATGCAATAATAAGGTTGACATTGATAAATCCATCAAAGAAGAGACTGTTATCAACGAAGAATTTATTCCCTTGTTGCGGGAGTTTAAGGAAATAGAGGCTTGCATAAGATGCAGTGCCAAAGAGAATTATAATGTTATACAAGCATTTTACTTGTGTCAGCGAGCTGTTACATATCCGATTGCTCCATTATATGATTACAAGGACAGTAACTTAAAAACTTTGGCGGTGACTGCcttaaaaagaatattttatttgtgcGATAAGGACCAGgatgaatttttgaatgataaagaatttcttgaattaCAAGAGAAGTGCTTTCACAAAACAATGGACATTAATGAACTACATTTGATTAAATCAACCTTAAATACATCGATTCCTGGATCTGCTGGACAGAATGGAATTACGGAAGAAGGCTTCCTAGCTTTAAACAAACTATATGTTGAGATAGGGCGGCACGAAACAATATGGGGAATATTGAGGGCTTATCACTATACCGACTCTCTTTCCGTTGATGATAAATGTTTACATCCAAAAATGGAGGTTGGTCAGAACTCTAGTGTCGAGCTTTCTCCAAAAGGATATCAGTTTCttgttgatctttttttactctttgACAAAGACAACGACGGCGGACTTAATGAGCAAGAGCTTACGAAATTATTCTATCCAACACCTGGAATTCCAAGATCATGGAAAGAATGCAATTTTCCGAAAAGTGTGGTGTGCAACGAACAAGGAGATATCACTTTACAAGGATGGCTTGCCCAATGGTCCATGTGTACATTTCTCGACTATAAGACTACGTTGGAATATCTTGGATATTTTGGATATAGTGACAGAGTTGAAAGTTCTGGTCGTCGGAATGGAGAGGAGCCAACGACGACCGCACTACATGTAACAAAACAGCgtaaaagcagaaaaagataCGGAAAAACATATCGTTCTACTGTTGGTGACAGAACAGTCTTCAACTGTTTCATAATAGGAGCAAGAGGATGCGGGAAAACATCATTACTAATATCATTCTTGGGAAGACAATATAGCAGTGCATATTCACCGACAATTCAGCCAAGATTGGTAGTCAATAATGTCGAACTTAAAGGTGGCAAGCAGTGCTATTTGATAATTCAAGAACTGGGAGAACTAGAGGGCGCCATattagaaaataaaacaaaactGGAATCATGCGATGTGATCTGTTTTGCATATGATTCATCCGATCCCGAGTCATTCCAATATTTGATTGATTTAAGGTCGAAATATCCCGAACTGGATCATATTCCTGCAGTATATGTGGCTTTAAAAGCAGATCTTGATCGTCAACAGCAAAGGGCCGATTTGCAACCTGAACCATACACGAGGTCTCTTTACCTCGGGCCCCCGATGCATATTTCATCAGGATggtcatcatcattagGCGAGCTTCTGGGACAATTAGTGCAGGCAGCTGCAGATCCAAAAACTGCAACACCTGGCTTAAAGCCAGAACCAGAATCCGAATTAATGATGACCCCGTTTGCTTTGGGCTGTGGTGCACTTGGATTTATGACTCTTATTTCATTGTGGTATCTTAGAGGCACAATTTCCAGGAAGTGA
- a CDS encoding uncharacterized protein (MEROPS:MER0004244~BUSCO:EOG09263IMF) has translation MGAILASLVYVLAATLGYVAVLHLFHPPEGNRDDHIVVRSRIHRALISTLANVILAAFIMTYAIGSSESIGQAFNYFGLGINWLTIVDVARTIILFAGLFIGPIMKKIVEDYQEMNRLKELHRYSRDETREIKNLNHLNDDTSGKTNVNTVQGKATETELQMRDYLVAPGTEEITYTGIAAGIFQPFFENHSGMKENVIIWTPFLFGTAHLHHAFELCKEGYPKSAIIFTVTFQLLYTTLFGVLTNLVFFNSESIWCCIAAHSFCNFMGVPSLNPRTENMAYKFMYWLLLAFGVWFFRTRFNSLTMPISSQ, from the coding sequence ATGGGTGCAATTTTAGCAAGCTTGGTATATGTGCTGGCGGCAACACTGGGTTACGTTGCTGTTCtccatctttttcatcctccAGAAGGTAATAGGGATGACCACATAGTTGTAAGGTCACGTATTCATAGGGCACTAATTTCTACCTTAGCAAATGTGATATTGGCTGCTTTTATCATGACATATGCAATTGGATCGAGCGAGAGCATCGGCCAGgctttcaattattttggTCTTGGAATTAATTGGCTTACTATAGTAGATGTGGCGAGAACTATAATCTTATTTGCAGGCTTATTTATCGGACCaattatgaaaaaaatagttgAAGATTATCAGGAGATGAATAGGTTAAAAGAACTTCACAGGTATAGCAGGGATGAAACACGCGAGATTAAAAATCTTAATCACCTAAACGATGACACAAGTGGTAAAACTAACGTAAATACAGTGCAGGGAAAAGCAACTGAAACAGAACTTCAGATGCGAGATTATTTGGTTGCTCCAGGTACAGAAGAGATCACCTACACTGGTATCGCCGCAGGTATATTTCAGCccttttttgaaaatcatTCTGGAATGAAGGAGAATGTTATTATTTGGACAccatttctttttggcACGGCACACTTGCATCACGCATTCGAACTTTGCAAAGAAGGCTATCCCAAGTCTGCTATAATTTTTACAGTTACGTTTCAACTGTTATACACAACGCTTTTTGGCGTCTTAACAAATCTTGTGTTTTTCAACAGTGAATCGATATGGTGCTGTATTGCAGCACATTCATTCTGCAACTTTATGGGGGTTCCTTCCTTAAATCCCAGAACAGAAAATATGGCTTATAAATTTATGTACTGGCTTTTACTAGCCTTTGGTGTTTGGTTCTTTCGGACAAGGTTCAATAGTCTTACCATGCCCATTTCATCTCAATGA